Within Tribolium castaneum strain GA2 chromosome 10, icTriCast1.1, whole genome shotgun sequence, the genomic segment tttcattcattgaaattaaagacaaaattacgtggcaataaattatttgagtgttttatttcatttatagttactgtatttaaaatgtgtcactcaaaatatcacttttcaacaccgcatttaaagattttaattgcatttaagttttatgaaattattggtttgtgaaataaataaatacgacacagcaataaaatacacctaccttcatatcgcttccacgttggctaccgtttgtagcattaaaaaaaataataataaaaatgaaaccaaaaaaatgtttatttgcattaaattttgagcagccactttcattcattgaaattaaagacaaaattacgtggcaataaattatttgagtgttttattttatttataatttctgtatctaaaatgcgtcactcaaaatgtcactttcaacaccgcatttaaagattttaattgcaattaagttttatgaaattattggtttgagaaataaataaatacgacacagcaataaaatacacctaccttcatatcgcttccacgttggctaccgtttgtagcattaaaaaaaataataataaaaatgaaaccaaaaaaatgtttatttgcattaaattttgagcaagccactttcattcattgaaattaaagacaaaattacgtggcaataaattatttgagtgtttgataataattttatttactgtatttaaaatgtgtcactcaaacgcgATCACTAGCCaccgaattgaaaatttataccggaaaatttagatttgcttgaacacacgtccgttcgcgacaacggcaagtaacaaactgaataaattgaacgaaaccgcacaatacacaataatttaaataaaccgactCACCTCGCTTCGCCTCGCCTCCCGCTCCCGCTCCCGATCTGACCCGTACCACTGCTCGCTGTCGACTGAACCGCCCTCGCCGCCTGCGCCGCACACCTAACCTCGGATGTGACGTCATCACACGTCTAAAACAAGTCATAACCAGAAACATTCACTGTCCAAATCcgtcaaatttagaaacattcatacacagaattattcaaaatagaacagtattgatctagaaaaattaattatgacaaatgtatttgtctataaacgtctaaaattataaaagtttcgcatgcagttaatggaaaaataaaaatgcatgtttatatttaaacagaaactgGCAATGTGAAATTTTAGTGCGAAAATTAGTGGTAGAGCTCGGAAACTCTGTAAACGACCACGATAGGCGGAGCCAATGCGTACTTCATCGAGTGAGGAGATTGAGCAGTGGCGTAGCAAAAAACTATTCTATGATCAAGAAGGGTTTGAGATTCATAATTTGTAGTAGTTAAAATTTCCTCTATTCAATAATTGCAAgatgaaatagtaaaaatcatATCTAATGCTAATACACGTTGATTTCCTAGAAATACAAAGCAGAGAggtagaataaataaaaatacacaatgaGTAAAGAGTAAAAACgcgtttattgcaaaaaatgtttctactgGTATCTTTACTATAACTGGTAATATTGAAATGTTAAACTTTAAGACGAATTCTCTACACATGTAAGTACACGCCACGCCACTGTTTTCTGCCAACACCCCTAATTTAAAGATTGGACTCGTCCGAGACGAGTTTTCGTCTCTGCGCACTCCTACCACCGTGGACGATCTGTCATTTCGCGGACTCTACGGTAGGCAACTACCTATACCATTTTGcgtgaatttaaaaagtaattcaagaattaaacattttttcaactgaacggtctaaattaaattgatgTCGTTATAGTGGTTATTTAAATGCATAGACGAAAGCAGATAAAATAAGCTGGTTATTACTCGGAAGTTGTTCTTCAtgtagttttatttaacattttctaGCTGAATTATTTCTTAACCGAATGCTAAAGTATAAACCAATCGCCTTTGTTACAGTCCACTCTGTATACTTGTTTTTCGTTTAGAGAAAGAAAGTTGCAAGACCACACGATTGGATGGAACGTAATGTAAAAAATAGGGATTTTTTACACTGAATTAAAAAGCActttactattaaaaaaatgtttgattttataaTCGTTTTATACATATTGTTTTGAAATATTATTGACACGCGTTGTGACAGGCGACTGTCAATAATACTTACATGAGTATACCAAGTGaccattttataaatattacaaAGGTATAAAACTGGAATACCAAGCTAAAAATTTGGCACCTGCAACATTAATacaattaattgaaaataagactggaaaaagaaaaaaaatttataagaacatttattggaaaaaatacgataattaaaaacatacaaatcggtttaatataattcaattaattttgtttcacaACTGAGTATAGATAAgtattaacaaaaacaaaataaaatactctCAATTGAATACTAAGTCTAGTtgctataagcaaaaatataaaatacacgATATTAGTCTATCAAGACCTAACATTACCTATGAAATAATCGCTGTAGACATAATTTAACAATGTTCTCCCAAGTATGTATAAAGGAATCGAAATACGTGTGAAATTATTGCAtctttaattaatgaaaaagagCAATACTAATCAATCAATTATTCTTATTTGCGTAATGCAATAAATTGTATCATCTTTTACTGATAGACCTATTAGATTAATTATATACAACGACAAACTGCACatgtaatttaaatattttacatataCAAGGAAAATTTACAGTTAGAGGTACTAAAAGATTGCAAACGTAGCAATTACTATACAAGTAATAATCATTGTCCATCGACGCTACACCACCGGCTGTCGGATAATTTGTACTAAAGTGCAACCACTCGATAGCTCGACTAGTCAACAGAAACAACTAACAATTTTAACTTAAATATCATGCTATACACGTGTGCACTATCTTTTCTTGTTAAGGAAGGCCTTCTTGTGCGGAGCCGGCGTGTGAGGTCTCGATGCTGGTCTCTTGCGCGACGCGCCGCCGTCTTGGGAGCCATTGCAACaagaacacatttttttaacactgcGTCTAGCACCCCTACCACTCGGCGAACAGTCCAAATCGTCTTCACAATGCAACTCCTCACAGCTCTCCTCATCCTTGATCAAATCATTCTTCGAAATCGCCACTCGGACGACTTTGTAGCCCCCGTCACTGAGTTCCTCGTCGCAACTAACACTGTGACTGTGCTTGTTGATGCAAGATTCCGGACTGTGGCTCGAGCTTTTCCCCAGATCGATGCTCCCGGTCGTGTCCTCCGAGCTCGACACTTCCACCGTCCACGTCTCCGAATTCTTATTGCGTTCCCCTTTTCGGCGATTACTGTATTTGAATTTGTACTTGTTCAGCGATGGCGGCGTGTTCTCGTGGTAAGGATCGGGCGAGACTGGCGAATTCAGCGTCACGTCGGACATCGAGGCGCAGTTTTGCAAAAGCGTGTGGTCCTCACACGACGACCCCGACTCGTTACTGGCACTGCTCTGACCGTTCGTCAGCTGCTGGTTCTGCTCGTACTCCAGCTCGGTTTCCGTTTGCTGATACTCGActgaatcaaataaaaaatcggtCCTTAGCGAACCGGAGTTGTCGTCATCACTGAACAGCGTCATTCCAGACTTGTTCTCTTCTTTTTCCTGGCCAGAAGCCCGTTTCACTAAATCCTGAGACGACTGGTCGAACGACGGCGAGTGATTCGCGTCGAATAGAATATCCGCTTCTGGAAACAAATCACTCGTGCTCGGCTCGTCCACCCCCAAGTCTTCGCATTCTTCAGAGAGGGATTTTTGGAGGCGCAATTCGCGTTCGAGCGCTGCTTGTTTTCGCTGTAAGCAAAGTTGGTGCATCTCGCGGTCGAGTCGTTGCGgattatttgcttttttggttttgttctGGAAATAGGTCGCGTTGCCTTGGAATTGCTTCTGCTCGTTATTGTTTTGCTGAAAGGCAAAACTGACATAagcaaaataatataaaacaaCTAACAAAACCCAAAATTTACGGTGTAAGTTATTAAATGCTGATTACCTTCTCCCCATTATGTAAAAATTCCTCCTTGTTAGAAGGTTCATTATTTGTACCTGCTGATTCTGATGCTTTGCGGTATCTTGGAGGCGTATGCGACAACATAGGGCCGTTTGAAGTACACGCTGTCACTAATACCGACTGAACCCTTTCTAACGCTTTGCCTGGTTCACCTGCAATTTAACATTCATGCCAAAAACTGCACACCAACTACAGGACgcatcaaattttatttgcaatacaAAAACACCGAGATTCtactgtattttatttaaatattaatattttgtaatacGCATGTTTCGATCAAATAAATagacaaaacttaaaaatagataattagtAGTTTTTGCACGCTTCGACCGAGAAAAACATTGtcaagtgaaaataataatttgcagaataaaaaattgatcggacgtgtaacaaataataatttccacGACGTTGGCGAGAATACGCTATCCTGGATTGTTTTTTCAGTACATTGTGCCGTTTTTGAGGGAACGTTTAcgccaataataatttttaaatttatttatataataataccGGTGTCCCTCAAGAGTGAATATGTGAATTTTATGTGTGAATTATCACGAGATACACAATTTGgtgaattatttgaaatttaaaatgcacacagttaaaaaattgataaagttTGTATTCAGTTTTACAGACAATACggtattaattatttgtttcagCTGATATTTGTATAAATCAATTGAATTTTGCCACCTTTATGTTGCCCAGTTGTCAATCTAAAgtggtattttttattattgcaaaaaaagtACAATAAATTAACTCGTTGCTTTAAGAGGTGTTAAAGACTGCGAATAAAATTTGCTTCGCCCTgcattactttttattatttaattatactaTATTCCTTTGTTTGTGTCTAAaactggtgttttttttttaatttttctgcaTTGGACTTACTTTTGTTGTTTTCCGCCGGCGCCATATTCATCGTAATCGCTTCCTGTGTCGTATTTTGTTCACTCGTCGCCAAATCTTCCTTCACGCACGAAGTCTGCGCTATAACCGGGGTGGCAATGGGGGCCGTTGCCGATTTCTGATACGTATGAAAAACCTTCTCTGACGAATTATCTTGAACTATAGTCTCCTCTAACTCGATATTACCAACAGTACTAGTAATACTGTTTGTACTATCGGGATGACTTCCCGATTCCGTCGAACTGTTAGCATTATCCTTCGGTTGCGAAATCGTCAACAACAGTTCGGTGTTCACCCTATCACTCTCGTCAATCTTTTTCAAAGTTAGCGGTTGTCCAAGTGTTACCGCGGTCAGATTATGCGAATTCGGCGGTAGAATCACTGGCGGTTGCCCACTAACCCCCGCCAAACTCTGCGAGGAAATCCCCGAAATTGGTTGAATGGTCGAATACTTGACTGTTGGAACAGCCGTTTTGTTCCTATTTTGGTTCAAGAAACTTTGAAAAAGGAGCATATTGGGACCGGACCGCGCCGGTACCGTAGCCAGTATTTTGCTCCCTCCGGAAACCACCGCAATTTGCTGCCCCCCTTTGACCATCGACACTGGCATTATGTAGTTTCCGGGGACCAAAACGGCAGTGTTCGGCATTTTCAAAGCCTCCCCAACGCTCGAATCCGCTATTATCAAATTCCGGGTCTGGTTGTTCCCGGCATCGGTCAAAATCAGTTGTTGTCGCGACCCCGACGAGCTATCATTCGACTCAGTCGTGACAGTTTGCACGTGGCTTTGCTCCTCTTCCTGCATCGAAATTTGCACAACCCCACAGGAACTGTCCTCACTGCCTACAGTCCGGTGGTCCTCGATGTCCGCCTCCGAGACCATACTACTGCACTGCCCGCTTTTTTTCGATCCGGAGTTTTTTTTCCGCTTGGAATTCTGGTTCGGGTTCGTCGGCGGGTTCGAGCGCCGTCGCGGCGCCGGCTTGTTGTTCAAATCCGGGGAATTCCTCAACTGTTCCGCATACTCGGCCAAGATATCGAAGATTCGTTGCGTTGTGTGTTCGTCCTCTTGCGGTTTTTGCTGCGGTTTCGGGATAGGCGAGGCTTTGGACGCTTGAGTCGTCGTGTTTTTCACCGTTTTGCCTTTGGAACTTTTCGAGGAGACTTTGGGGATTGAGGGCGCGGGCGCTGGGGTGACACACGGGCTGGAACTTCCCTGCGAGGTAACACTGAGGGCGGGCGAGGCCGCTGGTTGCAAATTACAGTAACTGCTAACGACAACCACCGGGGATAACTGGGTGTATTTCTGGCCCTGGTTCAGATATGTTACGCTGATTTTCTGGGGGGTTTCGTTGGGTTCCGACGTGTTGGGCTCCGAGGGCGTGGTCGTGCTGCTTCGCTCCTTGATTTGCTTGTAGACCATGTCGAATTCGCGCAATTGTTCGAGAGTTGTGGAACTTAGATTGGACTGGGGGCTTGTGCGTATTACGTTTGAGGGGATTTGTAGTACGGGTTTGACGATTCGGGCGTTTTGTACTAACGTGGGGCGGGTTACTGTCACTCTACCAACAGTCTCCTCGTTTGTACTCTCACCGTCGGACTGGCCGTCTTTTGCTTTGCCTTGCAGCGCGGCTGCTAGTAACGCACTCATTTTGCTGTGTATCACCGTGTCTTTGACCAGCGATATTTGGTCCGAATTTGACGTCGCGATTCGGAAAACTTGACCCCGTCCTGGTGGAATTAAATTGATTGTTTGACCGACGGGCATTTGGCGCGTGTAGATCACACCGCCTTGAATCGGTTGAATGTTGACTGAGGAATTTTTCGTCGTTGGTGTCTTCTTGTTCGTTTCAGCGTTCGTTACGGTTTCTGTGCTTGTACTCGACGCTTCGCTCGTTTCGGTATTGTTCTGATAAACTGATTTACCGAAGGCTTGCTGGAACTTGGGCAAACTCGACTTACAGATGAACTGTAAAATGGTGCCTTGACCACTTGATGTCgtgtttgttgttgttttcgTAGTCGTGGTCACAGTTTTGGTTTCTTCCAAATTCGACTCAGTTTTCGGGGTGTTTGCCTAAACAAATACAAAtggataaaaacaaacaacaaaaatctgGGAGCGACAACAGCCTAagtccatttttttcaaaaaataaataatttaaagtgaACGTTGAACAGACTTTATttggaacaatgttaaaagtTTGTAAGTCCTTTATAAAATATAGTGACcgttgagttttttttttggattttttatcTGTAACGActgataattttattagaaactgTGAAAATGCCCCTTTTAATGTGTATTCAATGAAACCAGAAGACTTTTTGGACTTTTGTACCATTTAATTGTAACATCACCTTATGTTAACATAAAATACGAAATGTGGAAATATTTAAGAACAATACTAAATTCTTATTGAAATAATCCTTGTTTAACtggtaataaattaagtgattatcaatattattaattctatttCGTTCTATTTGGTGCACAATAAAAAGTTAAGTTGTGACGggagaaaataaataactaaaaaaatacgtctcgtgtttaatttaaaaaaaagtgtcacTCTTATTATGCGAGTTAAATTATGTTTGCTTCCTTTATCATTTTGTAAAGCTACCCTGCGTGTAGGAACATACATTGTTCTCTAAATTTTCGGACATAAAACTGAGTCGTCTACCagtcaaaaaacaattttgtttgaaaaacaaacgttttaatgcattaaacattaatttatcatttgggcataatttattttggctttttacatactgaaaaaaaaaactttatatgTTTAGGGCGTTAAAGTAATAACtataaatcgaataaaaccaaATATCTCTTTGTTAACCTGCTACATTcacttacaataaaaaattctataacaaaataaccgcttataataagaatttttgttttaaattagtcTTGGACTTGGCTGCTTTCGCTCTCAGGTAGAGGAATAATTACCTGTCCTTCCGATTGCGTCGTCAGTTTATTACTTTGTGTAGTGGCGGGTCTTATAATTTGTTGCGAAAGAATGTTAATGAGAGGCGAGGAACGATTTCGGATGCAGTTACTTTGGCCCGGCCGAATAATTTGTTGCGATAGGATGTTGATAAGAGTTGAGGGTTGCGAAGTGGTTGGTTTATTAGCGGAAGTTGAGGCTGGAGTGGCTGTCGTCGTTGGTTCCGAATTCGAATTGTGTTCGGGTTTGTCGGAGCGCGGTTGTCCGATTCTTTGGATGTGTGGGGTGATTTGGGTACTTGTTTGCGTGTTTTGTACAGGGCCGGTTGAAGTCGATCGTCCGCCGGAAATTTGCACCACATTCACAATATGATTCACGTTAGTTGGCCTAATCATTTCGTAGTCATTTAACCCGGGAACATTCGACAAAACACTGCGAACGTAATTCGTGTCGAGGGGTAGTCGCTCGAGGACCACCCGCGGGTTCATGTTGTTCCTGGCGATGTTGTGCTTCTTCTTGTCCTTATCGGCGTGCTTTTTGGGTTTCTTCGCCCTGTCGTGCCGGTGGTTGCTGTACTTTTTGAGGTTTTTGTGGCCTGTTCTTCTCTCACGTTGCATGTTTCTCGAACGGATCCTCTTCAGTCTGTCACTATTGTGCCGCCTAACCGTCCTTGGTGAATACTTATCGTAGGTTGTTAGTCTGTCGAagttggaattttttattcgGTATTTGCAACACATGACTTTGCGCGGCCTCCCGACGTGCCTCTTCTTGTTAGTGTAGTTGCAGTTGTTGCAATTTTCCGAATAACTCGGGATGAAACTCTTGATCATTTCGTCTGATAGCCGGTGgaggattatttttaattctttgtgGTTAGTCCACTTGGGTTTTTCCTTATACTTATAGGGATAGTCATTTTTGGTTTCTGTTTCTGATTGGCAGTCTTTGGAACTTTCCTCTTGACAGTCATCGATTTTTACAACAGTCTCTTCGTTAATATCACTTTTGGTTTCATTTGACGAGTTCTCATCACCTTTTGTTATGATCATCGGATGTTGTTCGGACAGCTTGAGCAACATTTTACGTTCGTTAGTTTCTGGCTGTGCCGCGTTTTTTGGTCGAGCTGGTTcgacattatttttgtcattttctaaAGTTTCCGCATTGTTGCTAGGGAGGCTGTTCCCGTTTTTTGGCAACCAGCCGTTTTTTGACAGCAGTTCTATGATTATCTTGTGTTTACTCAATTCTTTCTCGAGTATTGGCGTTGATCCGTTTTTTGGAGACGACGTTAACTCATCAGATTTCGGCTTTTTCTCCGGCACGACTTTAATTTCCTCTGTGTTTGTTCTTTTGTTATTCGATTCATCTGAGGTACTTTTAGGTGGTTCGAGATTATTGCCCAAAACTTCAATATGTAGAGACTTGTCCGCCTTGTCGGTAGTTGTGGGCGCTGGGATTTTATCAAAACTAGGAAAACCTTTGCTGGGTGATAAAGCTACATCCTCCTTGTATTTGTAGCTCATACTTgagagtaaaaaatttttagtttgggACGGGCTTCTCTCgtattgatttgaattttgtgGCGTTACATCGTGTCTTAAGCCGCTTGGTTGAGGTAGAATTTTATCACTTCTCTCGTTTTTTGCTTGTGTTCGTTTGTTGGTTAAATTGAGTGTATCAGTTTGAAACGGCACGTTTGGAGTCGTTACAAGGTTTGGTTTCTGGTGGTGAAAGTCCGTCGGTTGATGTCTTTTTGGCTCAGTAGCCGCCATTCGTGCGAATTCATACGAAATTAcgttatgtaaaaaattatcactggGTGAGTTGTAGTTATTCACGAATTTCTGATAATCATCGAAGTCGTTGTCGGATGGTTTTCTTTTGATGTTACTTCGGAAGTCCAGAACATCTCTAGATTGTTTATTGCCTCCTGTACTTTTTGAAAAGTCGACAGCGCCATCTGCACTCCTTTTAAATTGTGTGTTTGACGTCAAGTGGTTGAAGAACACTTCAGAATAGCTTCTTGAAGTCGTATTGTGTGAAGGGCTTCCGTTTGGTTGGAATGGATTCGGTGGATTGAATGACAAGTTTTGGTCAAAGCGCGGGTCGGAAAACCAATTATGTTCTCTATGTAAATTTTGCGAACTATTTGCTAAATTATTgctttctaaaatattttgtgaaacCTGAGGTTTATTCCTTTTAATGTTATGTCTGAACATTCTCAGTGATTTTAAGGTGTTAGGATCAGATTTCGCTTGGGGTACTTCCGGTGGTGGTTCTGGGTTGCAATTCTCGATCATATCAACGAATTTTTCATCGGCATAAAGAAACCGCTCGTAGCCCCTCTCAATGCCCGCCAATTCGTCAACGGGCTCGCGCTTAACACCCTCAAACATCGAATAATCAATATCGACAAATTTCAGTTCCGTTACGAGATTTTTAGTACGTTCCATATCGTTTAAATACATTTCACACAGTCGGTGGAGGTCTTCCCACCGCAACAACCAACTTAACAAGTGGTACCTCGGACCGTTCAAAACCACAGCTAGATCATCACAAAGCTGGGACGAAATGCCCAATTGTTCAAAGTTCAAGGCCTCGTTGAGagcaaaatttgttgttaagcGTAAATCGAGATTTGGTTTACACATCCACTTGCCACAAGCGTTGCAAATCCAGGAGATTTCGTCCGCTGTCGTGACCGGAGGGTGCAACTTACACTCCCAAATTTGGCCCGTGTCTAGCACGTTAAAACCGGATAATTTTGCCAGTTCTTCGATTTTTCGCAAACGGTCGAGAGTCGGCTCCAGACTGAAAGCCGTGAGGGCACACTCTCTACTAACTTGAACGTTATCCTTCAAAATATCGGCCAAATTCGAAAAGCCGTTCGCGAGACGTTTCGTCGTTTCTTCAACCTTCTCCGTTTCGTTTTCGGTTTTTTGAGATTCCAGGTTGTTCATATCCGTCGTCAGGGCTCTAATGTACAGCTCGATTGTGAACGTGCGCAACTTCAAACCAAACTAGAAAGTTGACGAATTAGTAGCAACACttcctttttaatttttaccttaTCGTGTATTATTTCGCAACAGATGTAAATGTGTTGGGCGGCTGTCGCCGCTTGGATAATGCGCCGAACCGAGACTTCGACCTTCTCAACCATTGAGTGTTCTATGCTGAAGGCAATCCACGAATCGAGAAGTTGCTTCAAAACTTCACCACTTTCCTCAATCGGCTTGGTAACAGCAGCAGTAACAAACACTTGAGACGCCAGAAATGTTATTTCCGGGTAATTACGCCAGACTTTCGAGATTTTGACCCGTTTCTTTGCAAATCTCCGAATCAAATGTAAACCTTCCTCCAAGCTAAGTTTCTTAAACTgaagcaaattttaataatacgaAAAACTGGATTACCAGCCCTACCAATGCAACTATTTCCGACCTCCTGTTATACCTGTAGAGCAACGCGACGTGgatatcaaaacaaaaaagaatgTGTGTTTTTGTGGCATTTAGACTGAAATTTTGCGTTTGGGACAAGTTGTAACAATTCATAAACGCCGTAACTAAATTCAGGGCCAGATCCTCGCACTGGGACTcgcataattttttcaaacgcaCGGAAACTAAATAAGCGGTTTCGACACAGAAAAACTCAATTTCTGCAAGAAAAATGATTAGTAAGTCGTAGGATTACGCTATGTCGTACCATCTTGGCCAATCGCCGCGTTGCTGTCATGCAATAAATTGGCTAAAACCGGGTCATCCCAGGGATTCTTGATTACATCGgctaatttttggaatttcttCGAAAACACATCACTTATTTTCATCAACTCGTTCTGCGTCTTCTCCACCTCGCTCAGGAGCTTTGCCTCAAAGTCACCTGAAAGGCCGAATTAGCCACTGTGGATGGGGACACGTGTTTACCTTTGAACATTTTCCATTTTCCCGTCAAGACAATGTTTAGTGTGTGTAATTTCGCCCAGTCCATTATTTGGACGATGTATCCAATGTCCGAATTTTCTTGATTGCACTGACCTAGACTTTTCCATATTTCTATAAGTGATTCGATTTTCTTAGGGAACGGTTCAATTTTGCTTTTCAAAATATACTCAAATTTCTGGAAGAGAAAACTACGATTACGACTAacttattacaaaaaagtGCGGTACTGAACAATCTCATGAAGCTAACTTAAGTGAACAAAACTAAGTAATTGCAAAAAGAATGAAAACTAGTGGGTGATTTCATAATAAACAAATGAGAATTCGGTTGTTTTTGGGTTGAATGAATGCAAGTGTTATGAAATCACCCAggtttctaaaaaataataaaatataaaaaagatgCGTGCTTTAAACGGTGTGAAGTCGTTAACTCCCTGGCTTTTAGAACTCATCTTGATGGAAACACAGGAACAAgcaattaaacaaacaaatctCCAGCTCTAGCAACAGAACTGTCGGGAACTAGGTGGCATTTGATTCGAGGCACTCCAACAAAAACACAGTCTACACCAAACATAATCATATTGCactcaacaattttgtctcaaCATTTCAGAACTGGCCAAACTCTtcaattttcagaaaatttcttaatggAACATGGCGGCCATGCGAAAATTGAACTACACACTGTCCTTCACGATAATCATgcgaaaattaaataaactaatgTGCGGAAagcacaaaaatttaattgttcaCCTTATACACATTTATAAAGTTTCTTTCTTGATCTTTGTTTACATTTGATTTACTCTCAAGTTTGTTATCGTCCTCCTGTGACGCCATATTTACACCAGTTATCTGCACGCATACGCTTTCTCCTACGCATGAATCACAACACCGCTGGAGCGCGCCaaactcaaattttaaaacctCCACAACATTGCCGATTATCATTATCTCTGCCGCGCCCCCAGTCCCCACAAAACCACAATTTTCTTGTCTTCACAATGACTAAGCCACATTTCCTTAATCCCAGATAACTCCAACAACACCAAAAAcacaatattgaaaaaataaaacacgtttttttcaGCACGCAATCACGGCACCAGTAGTGTTGCCGGGCTAGACAACCAGCCGTCGCGTGCGTATTGTGGATTGCATAACGTTCACTGGTGACTTCAGTCGGGCCCTGTTGGTGCGCCCTGATATCACTAAAAAAAACCGTTAAAAAC encodes:
- the LOC103314818 gene encoding uncharacterized protein LOC103314818 isoform X4, whose translation is MIIGNVVEVLKFEFGALQRCCDSCVGESVCVQITGVNMASQEDDNKLESKSNVNKDQERNFINVYKKFEYILKSKIEPFPKKIESLIEIWKSLGQCNQENSDIGYIVQIMDWAKLHTLNIVLTGKWKMFKGDFEAKLLSEVEKTQNELMKISDVFSKKFQKLADVIKNPWDDPVLANLLHDSNAAIGQDEIEFFCVETAYLVSVRLKKLCESQCEDLALNLVTAFMNCYNLSQTQNFSLNATKTHILFCFDIHVALLYRYNRRSEIVALFKKLSLEEGLHLIRRFAKKRVKISKVWRNYPEITFLASQVFVTAAVTKPIEESGEVLKQLLDSWIAFSIEHSMVEKVEVSVRRIIQAATAAQHIYICCEIIHDKFGLKLRTFTIELYIRALTTDMNNLESQKTENETEKVEETTKRLANGFSNLADILKDNVQVSRECALTAFSLEPTLDRLRKIEELAKLSGFNVLDTGQIWECKLHPPVTTADEISWICNACGKWMCKPNLDLRLTTNFALNEALNFEQLGISSQLCDDLAVVLNGPRYHLLSWLLRWEDLHRLCEMYLNDMERTKNLVTELKFVDIDYSMFEGVKREPVDELAGIERGYERFLYADEKFVDMIENCNPEPPPEVPQAKSDPNTLKSLRMFRHNIKRNKPQVSQNILESNNLANSSQNLHREHNWFSDPRFDQNLSFNPPNPFQPNGSPSHNTTSRSYSEVFFNHLTSNTQFKRSADGAVDFSKSTGGNKQSRDVLDFRSNIKRKPSDNDFDDYQKFVNNYNSPSDNFLHNVISYEFARMAATEPKRHQPTDFHHQKPNLVTTPNVPFQTDTLNLTNKRTQAKNERSDKILPQPSGLRHDVTPQNSNQYERSPSQTKNFLLSSMSYKYKEDVALSPSKGFPSFDKIPAPTTTDKADKSLHIEVLGNNLEPPKSTSDESNNKRTNTEEIKVVPEKKPKSDELTSSPKNGSTPILEKELSKHKIIIELLSKNGWLPKNGNSLPSNNAETLENDKNNVEPARPKNAAQPETNERKMLLKLSEQHPMIITKGDENSSNETKSDINEETVVKIDDCQEESSKDCQSETETKNDYPYKYKEKPKWTNHKELKIILHRLSDEMIKSFIPSYSENCNNCNYTNKKRHVGRPRKVMCCKYRIKNSNFDRLTTYDKYSPRTVRRHNSDRLKRIRSRNMQRERRTGHKNLKKYSNHRHDRAKKPKKHADKDKKKHNIARNNMNPRVVLERLPLDTNYVRSVLSNVPGLNDYEMIRPTNVNHIVNVVQISGGRSTSTGPVQNTQTSTQITPHIQRIGQPRSDKPEHNSNSEPTTTATPASTSANKPTTSQPSTLINILSQQIIRPGQSNCIRNRSSPLINILSQQIIRPATTQSNKLTTQSEGQANTPKTESNLEETKTVTTTTKTTTNTTSSGQGTILQFICKSSLPKFQQAFGKSVYQNNTETSEASSTSTETVTNAETNKKTPTTKNSSVNIQPIQGGVIYTRQMPVGQTINLIPPGRGQVFRIATSNSDQISLVKDTVIHSKMSALLAAALQGKAKDGQSDGESTNEETVGRVTVTRPTLVQNARIVKPVLQIPSNVIRTSPQSNLSSTTLEQLREFDMVYKQIKERSSTTTPSEPNTSEPNETPQKISVTYLNQGQKYTQLSPVVVVSSYCNLQPAASPALSVTSQGSSSPCVTPAPAPSIPKVSSKSSKGKTVKNTTTQASKASPIPKPQQKPQEDEHTTQRIFDILAEYAEQLRNSPDLNNKPAPRRRSNPPTNPNQNSKRKKNSGSKKSGQCSSMVSEADIEDHRTVGSEDSSCGVVQISMQEEEQSHVQTVTTESNDSSSGSRQQLILTDAGNNQTRNLIIADSSVGEALKMPNTAVLVPGNYIMPVSMVKGGQQIAVVSGGSKILATVPARSGPNMLLFQSFLNQNRNKTAVPTVKYSTIQPISGISSQSLAGVSGQPPVILPPNSHNLTAVTLGQPLTLKKIDESDRVNTELLLTISQPKDNANSSTESGSHPDSTNSITSTVGNIELEETIVQDNSSEKVFHTYQKSATAPIATPVIAQTSCVKEDLATSEQNTTQEAITMNMAPAENNKSEPGKALERVQSVLVTACTSNGPMLSHTPPRYRKASESAAKQ